In Zingiber officinale cultivar Zhangliang chromosome 3B, Zo_v1.1, whole genome shotgun sequence, a single window of DNA contains:
- the LOC121968103 gene encoding B3 domain-containing protein Os11g0156000-like has product MAQHHRLQAWDWESPMSFQYQYQYQHLYQGEQGEACKELMFEKPLTPSDVGKLNRLVIPKQHAERYFPLDGVSGEKGLLLSLEDDSGKIWQFRYSYWTSSQSYVLTKGWSRFVKEKRLDAGDVVLFERRRVDGDRLYIGCRHRGDPAATNTAAGPWNTPYYASSVSVQHQYSSLHAEEQRDETGVHKSETVAPSNSKRLRLFGVNLDYWPEPEPEPVQASTSWLI; this is encoded by the exons ATGGCACAGCATCATCGCCTTCAAGCGTGGGATTGGGAGTCGCCTATGAGTTTTCAGTATCAGTATCAGTATCAGCACCTCTACCAAGGTGAGCAGGGAGAAGCCTGCAAAGAGCTCATGTTCGAAAAACCTTTAACTCCCAGCGACGTAGGCAAGCTCAACCGGTTGGTGATTCCGAAGCAGCACGCGGAGAGGTACTTCCCCCTGGACGGCGTCTCTGGCGAGAAAGGCCTCTTGCTTAGCTTGGAAGACGACTCGGGCAAGATATGGCAGTTTCGGTATTCTTACTGGACCAGTAGCCAGAGCTACGTGCTCACCAAGGGATGGAGCCGCTTCGTTAAGGAAAAACGGTTGGACGCCGGCGATGTCGTTCTCTTCGAGCGTCGACGGGTTGACGGCGATCGGCTCTACATCGGTTGCAGGCATCGGGGGGATCCGGCAGCGACAAACACTGCTGCAGGGCCGTGGAACACACCTTACTATGCGTCGAGTGTCTCAGTGCAACATCAGTACTCCTCTCTTCATGCAG AGGAGCAAAGGGATGAAACAGGGGTGCACAAGAGTGAGACAGTGGCACCGTCTAACTCAAAGAGGTTGAGACTGTTTGGTGTAAATTTAGATTACTGGCCGGAGCCAGAGCCGGAGCCTGTGCAGGCCTCCACCTCATGGTTAATCTAG